Proteins encoded together in one Camarhynchus parvulus chromosome 12, STF_HiC, whole genome shotgun sequence window:
- the HMCES gene encoding abasic site processing protein HMCES, with protein MCGRTACSLAADNLRRACAYRDRRGRHRQPEWVRQERYQPSYNKGPQSSGPVLLSRRHLHQDADSSERVLMDMRWGLVPSWFKQDNPSKLQFNTSNCRSDTMLSKSSYKGALLKGKRCVVLADGFYEWQQQSGGKQPYFIYFPQTKDATDKETEGDEEWKGWRLLTMAGIFDCWEPPGGGEMLYTYTIITVDASKDVSFIHHRMPAILDGDEAIRKWLDFAEVPTQEAVKLIQPTENIVFHPVSTFVNNIRNNTPECVAPIELGARKEVKATPSNKGMLGWLKKSQESSPQKKENDLPKWTSQFIHSPSPKKTSADVLQQWLGKQGQPAAKKHKA; from the exons ATGTGCGGCCGCACCGCCTGCTCGCTGGCCGCCGACAACCTGCGCCGGGCCTGCGCCTACCGCGACCGCCGGGGCCGGCACCGGCAGCCCGAGTGGGTGCGGCAGGAGCGCTACCAGCCCTCCTACAACAAGGGCCCGCAGTCCAGCGGCCCCGTGCTGCTCTCCCGCCGCCACCTCCACCAG GATGCTGACTCCTCCGAGCGGGTTCTCATGGACATGCGCTGGGGCCTGGTGCCCTCCTGGTTCAAGCAGGACAACCCCTCCAAACTGCAGTTCAACACCTCCAACTGCCGCAGTGATACCATGCTGAGCAAGTCCTCCTACAAG GGTGCTCTCCTCAAGGGCAAGCGCTGCGTGGTTCTGGCAGATGGCTTCTAcgagtggcagcagcagagtgggGGGAAGCAGCCCTATTTCATTTACTTCCCCCAGACCAAGGATGCCACG GACAAGGAGACAGAGGGAGATGAAGAATGGAAAGGATGGAGGTTGCTTACTATGGCTGGGATTTTTGACTGCTGGGAGCCACCAGGGGGAGGAGAAATGCTTTACACTTACACCATCATCACCGTGGATGCTTCCAAGGACGTGAGCTTCATCCATCACAG GATGCCAGCTATCCTGGATGGGGATGAAGCCATCAGGAAATGGCTGGACTTTGCTGAAGTGCCAACCCAAGAAGCTGTTAAACTCATCCAGCCCACGGAGAACATTGTTTTCCACCCAGTGTCCACCTTTGTCAACAACATCCGCAACAACACACCCGAGTGTGTTGCACCCATcgagctgggagccaggaag GAGGTGAAAGCCACCCCAAGCAACAAAGGGATGCTGGGCtggttaaaaaaatcccaagagaGCTCTccccagaagaaagaaaacGATTTGCCCAAGTGGACAAGTCAGTTCATCCACAGCCCTTCGCCCAAGAAAACCAGCGCAGATgtcctgcagcagtggctggggaagcagggacagccagctgCGAAGAAACACAAGGCTTAG
- the LOC115908250 gene encoding histone H2A type 2-B translates to MSGRGKSGGKARAKAKSRSSRAGLQFPVGRVHRLLRKGNYAERVGAGAPVYLAAVLEYLSAEILELAGNAARDNKKTRIIPRHLQLAIRNDEELNKLLGGVTIAQGGVLPNIQAVLLPKKTQSSKK, encoded by the coding sequence ATGTCGGGCCGGGGGAAGTCCGGCGGAAAGGCGCGGGCCAAGGCCAAGTCGCGCTCGTCGCGGGCCGGGCTGCAGTTCCCCGTGGGGCGGGTGCACCGGCTGCTGCGGAAGGGTAACTACGCGGAGCGGGTGGGCGCCGGGGCGCCGGTGTACCTGGCGGCCGTGCTGGAGTATCTGTCTGCTGAGATCCTGGAGCTGGCGGGCAACGCGGCCCGCGACAACAAGAAGACGCGCATCATCCCGCGGCACCTGCAGCTCGCCATCCGCAACGACGAGGAGCTCAACAAGCTGCTGGGCGGCGTGACCATCGCCCAGGGCGGCGTCCTGCCCAACATCCAGGCCGTGCTGCTGCCCAAGAAGACGCAGAGCTCCAAGAAGTGA